A window of Pyrus communis chromosome 3, drPyrComm1.1, whole genome shotgun sequence genomic DNA:
CTTTGATTGGAAGTATAGGGGGAACTTGTCTCGTCCTTAGTTGAGCTTCGACAATTGTATCATTGAGTTCACTACGTAAATGAAAAATTCACCATTAAGCATTAACTTGAAGAAAAGGGCTAGTCATGATGGTTGCATCCCACTGCATAAATGAAAGCTATACAAAGTACAGCACTGCGAGTCGATCAATACCTTACAAATGTTGCAGCCCACTCTTGAGACGTGTGAGTTGTTACGTGCATGAAGTTATGATGGTGACGCTTTTCTCTTTCATCAGCTGCCATATTCAAAGCATAACCTATGGAAGCTGCGACTTCAGTGATATTCCAAGGATTCACTAATATAGCCCCAGCACCAAGAGACTGTGCTGCACCTGCAAACTAGATATGAACACACTGATTTAGAGCATAAACTAAAACCACTTGAACTTATTCTGCTCCGTTAGCACCTTCCACTTCTTCCTAAATGAGCAACTCCTTGTAGCATTTCGCGTTATTTAGATGAAGCgaaatcatattcaattaaaACTGAATCATGGGACCTTAAATTACCTCGCTTAAAATGAGAACTCCTTTCTTGGAAGCTTGACAAGCAACAAACTCATAGCTCACAAGATTCATTCCATCCCTTAAAGATGTAACAAGCGCTACATCTGAAAATAGTAGTCAAGCATAGAGAATATATAAACGTGCAAAGCTCGATTAGACATGGCTTATtatacaaaaaaacaaaatatgctTGGCTAGCTAGCTATCGGACCAGAGTAATTACGTCCTTAAGTATGTTAAAGTGTATAACGCAGGATGAACTGCACTCTTAGATATGCAATGTTTATCATGGCATCTAGTTTAACAATTTCAGTGTCTCGACCACCTCATATTTGGGTAACAAAAGAGTATCTATTTCTAATGGTTTTATCAGAAGcggaaatacttttaaaaagTTTATTAAGCATTAAAGACAACAATGATGAATGCTGTGTGAGTGTTACGGCACAAAAAAGAGTACCAGTAACAGCGTATAGTGCACATAATGCGTGAAAGTCAAGAGATCGATCCTGtaaataaagaagaagatgCTTTAGAAATCTTCACATATGAGTTAACCACTAGATTCACAAAACCGGTAAAAGCAAAAACCTTCAGATTAGAGATACTATCTTAACAAAACAACCGGTAAAAGCAAAAACCTATCTATAATTTTGTAAGGGCAAGGGCTGGTTTCGAGCTTACCCTTTAAGCTACTTACTCTCTAAAATGCCATCTGAATTAATCCCGAGATGCAAGAAATTGCCATTCTATCATAAGCTATTAACGCCTttagaaggaaagaaaaagttcTAAAGCCGCGCCTGTGAGTTGGCTCAAGGTGAGAGACTAGTGCAACTACACGGGTGAGAGACGAGTGCAACTACGTCTTCAACATCCATATTACATGGCAGGGTATCATGCTTTCAACTACTACCTATATAGACACAATAGTTTACGAATATCTAATCTTACATCCGGAATGCCTTCCTAAGACTCAGGAACTGACAAGCCAACTTACACAATTCATAAATTATCCGACACAGCACTCAACAAAATCTCTTGTTCCATTCTGTATCTAGTTATCTACTACTGTGAAAAGAGTCTTTACAGATACAAAACCAGAGGTAAAAAAGATAAATACAAACCAGATGATGTATCGGAACAGCAGTAAGAGTTCCAAACCTCCCATTAATGCGTCCGACAATCTCATGAACCTGACTCGTGAGCTTTTGATCTGTGTGTGAAGCCACATAGCATAAACGGATATCAGATTCTTCAAGGTGATTGTAGCTTTTGAGGAAAAAAAgcaaggaaaactaatgaaaagagcttgaaaattttgagttttaatgttaaggacaaaataaagggtaaagtgaatagtactagaattgactttttagtgtaaaaatatggtttttcgttaaagtaaacaataccgtgggtttttcgttaaaactcccaaaaaagTAATTAAACTTGGGCTATCAAAGGGAGGACAGGGGGAAAAATGAGGATAAAAACCATAGACTGATGAAGAGAAATGCAATAATTCTACCAACTTAAGGCTGCAGGTATATTGAGAAGGAACCTACACTCAGGAACGTCTGTTCTTGTTGGTACAGCAATTTGCAGCAAGACTACTTTATCACGCCAGTTCAGGTTTTCCTCGAGAAATTTCTCAAACGCCAAAATCTTTTGAGGAATCCCCTTGATCATATCGAGACGATCAACACCCAACATTACCTGTCAGATCGTTGACAGGAAACACTTATGTATTtacaaaatgaaataaacatGGTAAGTGTAAGCTCATAACTGTAGGCCATGGATTCAGAATCGGAACCGTTGACAAAGAACAAATTATTGTCATGTGTAGAGCCATGAATATACGAAATGATCGCCAAATTTCATCACCAACAAGTAACATCGCATAAGGGGCACACACACGAAGTAGGGTAAACAATAGGTATGGCTCGTGTGCCTTGCAGAAGAGGCTTAATGTAAAAGATATGCTGCCACAGGATGCAGTTCAATTTAAATAAGCAAAATAAATGGTGGTTTAAGTTCTGAAGGAAAATGTAATCATTTCTTACTTTTCTTCCAGCAAATCTTTCTTTCAGTTCTTTCATGTGGTCCTGGACTTGAGGGAGTTCTAGAGCTCGGATAAATCGGTCTGAGTCTATCCCAATTGGAAACTACAATTTCAAGGGGGAATCCAGTTACCACAAGGATGAATTAAGTGAGAAAACTCATATCGATGAAATTTTATATGCTGATAACGGTCTGATTGAAGAGGTTAACCGATAACaatgagaaaatgaaaatgtgaagGGCTTATACATACCGCAGCCACGCGAGTCAGCTTTCCTTGATTCTCTACTCCTTCAGGTGTACCCTCTAAACCAAGAATACGAGTGCAAGCACTAACAAAGTGCCTTGCATAATCATATGTATGGAAACTGGAAGTTGAAAAATCCCCCCATCAAAACCCTTGTGGTCTTCAGACACAACATAAGACGATAACTTACAGAAAACATTACACAACAGAATATTGACAACATTTTATTGTGTAATGAGAGCGTAATCTGTTCATAAGCAGGCAAAACAATAGGTTGACTCAAATTTATTCACTACGTAAATTTTTATCTCTCCAACATCAACACCGGAGGAAATCTGAAGAAATTGTTTTGTAGAACAATAAATGTCATATAAGTACCTAATTAATTGTATGAAATATAATGTGGAACAAgcatttcaaaataattttctgggaaatacatGTCTTACCCAACCAAATCAGCAGCAAGAACCGATCTCAATAGTTCTGACCGAGATGGCAGCGTCCTATGTATTTCTGAGGAAGGAAAAGGTGTATGGAGAAACCATCCAACTTTCATTTTGTTGTTATGTTCTTTTAGGCATTTAGGAAGAAACATTAGGTGGTAATCATGGCACCAAACGACATCCCCCTCCTGGTAGTGTTCATGTACAACATCAGCAAACATTTGGTTTGCCTTCTTATACGCATCAAACTGAGATTGGAAACTTCGGGTGGTTGCAAGGCGGTCTTCTTGTGGAAGTCCAAGATAATGGAAAAGAGGCCACAAGATGTTGTTACAGTAGCCATTGTAATATTGATGAACAATTTCTTCGTCAAGAAACACCGGGATGCACCTCTGCAGTAAATAAAGTTTTTCATCTTCGATGCATAATCAAACAGCTTGTGTGTAATACCGTGTGAGTGCGCAGTTCAAAAACGTATTAGCctaaattttgtgaaaattgCAAGCCAAGATTCTGTACCTTTTCAGCTAAAGCTTTAGTCAATGCTTTTTGTCCAACACTATCTGGTACATTTACACCAGCCCAACCAATCCACCTGGCATCAAACTCCTTTACGCCTTCAAGAAGACAACCCAGATTAACACAGCGTTTGATTATGCCATTATTGAAAGTCAAATGGTCTAAACTCTAAAATCTATAGCCTAACATAAAATTTAGGAGCTAACGCGAAAAACGCCAGTAAAATAAAAGGACAGTCCAAAGGAGTAAGGCAAGATGATTATCATTTACCTAAAAGTGCACTGACTAGTCCTCCGACACTTATCTCAAGCTGCCATGAGTCCTCTCCCTTCCTAACTGCAGAGACAGGTAACCTATTAGCCACCACCAGTAAACGCTGTTTAGGAGGCCGTCCCTCTTTCCATTCACATCCATCAATAAAAATTTTTGTTGCTGAAACTCCTTCCGGAAAATCGTCCTCACTGGATAAACCTAAATTTTCACCCTCGGTGAAAAATGCATCACTCCCTACGAATTCTGCCTGTCTGTTTCCATCTTCATTTGATTGTGAAACGCGGTTTGATCTCCTTAGCTCTCTTTCCCTGAGAAGCCTTTCCAATCTACTTCTTGGTGTGGAAGGATTGCAGTTATAATTATTTCCTGGCATATGCTTGTCCTGCAGAAAAAGCTGCAATTTGCAAATTTCTATGGGTTGTTTGAGTCGTGCATCAGCTCTCATACTACAAAACTTCTAGCAGATTATTCATCCTCAACTACTTCAACACAAATGTGTTAAAAGAAAAGCACTCAAATTGTTACAACATATTTGTTAAGGTATGTCTCACAAACAATTAGTTTTCTTCTGTAATACATATCTTCGAGCACATTTTCGTTATCCAATCACTCATTTTAATTACTGCAATATATGCAAACACCTGCCATGTTTGTCATAAaccaagaaataaaaattcagCAGCAAATACTGTAGTAATTTAGATAGTGTTAATATATGCAGTGTAAATATATTCATAGTGCAGTAATTCAgagaattaaaagaaattaaccaCTAATATATATTATCcagagttaaaaaaataaattgcagAAGTGAAAGATTCATGATAAATTTTTCTGTACAGTAAATAATTTTTGAAGTAACAAAATAATACCCCAATAAAATATCAtttgaaaaagggaaaaaaggggaaaaaaaccATGATCAAgttgattgttttgcatgtCGCGACAAAATTAacacaaacaaaatcaaaatcccaTGAAAAAATACACAACGGCACATATAATAGAAAACAAGAAGCCAAGAATCATGGGAATAACAATTCAGCGAAAGACAAAATGTATTATAAAAAAGTGAGAAGAGAGAAAGCGAATGGAGGAGACTGACCAGATAGCTATGCAGAATGCAGATCTCTGTTGGGATTTGAGAGTGCCAAGAGTGCCCTGCTTTTGCTTTTCAGAGAAGCGATTTTATAAAAACCAGAAGAAGGGATTGGAGAATGGATGTACGTACGTGGGGTGGGTGTGGCAAGTTGGGCAACCGATATTTTGGGGGGTGGCTGTGGTCACACCAAAGGATGCAGAAAAGTCTCAAAACTCAATGAGATTGTGATGAAGATTATCCACAAAGAGGGAGAGTGGAGACATACATTgctgttttgtgtttttgttttgttttggtttggcCATGCAGAAGAGATGATGACACCGAACCAAACATttgcatccaattcaaaaaaaacttttggttcttatatttatatatgctcAGAAGGAGTTATAGAACATAGGACTTGCAGTGAGCTGTGTTTGTATGTGACCCGGTCCACACCACCAACATTGCACAATTTCTTAGTGAATTGGTGTTTTGTGAATTTACTAAAATTAGAGTCCAAAATACTCCTCCTTTCTTGATTTAATGCAGaaaataagggttttttttttcttttcattttaatctTTAAGAATAGTTTGAGTCTTTGAGAGAcactagaaaataaataaataaacaactttATTGCGTACCATATATCATTATGGGACCATATGTGTTGGAGTAATTTGGATTTAAACTTTTGATTCtgacccaaaaaaatttaattccaAATCCAAAAGTTCTCAAATTTGAGCATTTGCAATGTATCTAGAAATTCgaaaaattccaaatttctaATCCAACTTTATGCAAATTTTTTCAGACTAGATGAGATCTCAAAATTCCAaataaattctaaatttttatgcaAAATGGATGTATTTTGTGGTCAATTTTTATATTCTTTCTAATTGGATGTGTTTATAAACTTTATATCATACACATTAAAAATGAGGAGTAGAACATTATTAGTACacaaatatgtgtttttagaacTACGAAATGAGAGTAGAGATTGAATCTAAAAcacaatgaataaataaaaaaaaaaccattatcGATCAGCGCAATTCACCATTTTCATAAAAGCACTGCATTCAGTTTAACCACATGTTTTTAAGAGTGAGGATTTCGACATGGATGTGGATTCGTTGTTTGCAAGTGTTTGGTTTCTATCACAACTATATTCTTAAAGAATAATTATATTTCTAGAGCTTTAGAGCTTTAATATGTAGTCATAAGTTCATAAAACGCTTTTTTGGATTGAAACTAATTTAGAAGTGTTAAATGGGTACATTACTCCACTAACCAAGAAAATAATCTGTGGTGAATTTGCTCAAACATACAACTATAGCAAATTCCTCAACAACTACCTCACGGACCAAAACTACAAACGTCACccataccaatttgtcacaaaATGATACCTGTGACAGATATGTATCAGTGACTACAATAGGTTTTATCCAAATAGCGAGGCCACATAAAGTTATCGCGTAGGAGCGAGACCACATAAAGTCCTCATTAGTAAACAAGACCACATAAATCATCACACAAGACGAAAATCACCTCCAACCGTCACTCTAGTGTGGCCACAACACGTGCTAAGTGAGACAACAAAACTAATTATGTTGAGAAGGGACTCATTAGTCAACTCATTCATCAACGATCGACAACCTCATTACTCAAACAAATTTGAGGCACAACGCTACTGTGCCGCTATATAAATGGCACGCCTAAGGTGGGGACTAACAGAGCTAATCGCTAAAGGCAGTGCAAACTTGTTAAGCAACATGCATTATGTTAATTATATTGctcattgcaatcaaattgTCATTTAAACTTTGTGTGGATAGCAATATTCCAAGAAAATAGTTTAGATAGTAATATCCCAATAAAATACGAGAAACTCTAAATAAGAGAAATTATGTGATCCGATACCCGTATCACATGTTTTCTACAGCCGTAGTCACAAAAACCATCCCATACCCCACCTCTTGCTATTGAGATCCACCACTTCCCCCACCTGGTCCCATTCCCCCTCTCATAAATGAATGAGGATTCTTTTTGGATTCTTTTTATAAGAATCTGGAAAATCCTTAAATcatgttcgtttatcgtacatcgtgcggtcataaattattttaaatatatattttttaaaataaatataaatgatATTTGACAAAATTAACTACATAATATACGACACAATTTGAAAATTCCAGAATTCTCGAATTTGGTGAGGATCCTTCCGGTGCATAAATATACCATTCCGACGAATATACCATTCCGACTACCGTACTCAAGAACCTCTTCTAGATAGACTTGGTCATTTGATTGAAACACTTTTCTTTCACTGTTCACGCGGTCCAGGCTGTAGGGGTTATGTCACCGGGCTGTAGGGTAAATGTCATGATAATCACAAGTTCCACGTGTGGCGATGAAAGACACCGATATCTCTTATATTTAGGTCATTATCGTCCGCTTTTCAATCAACACTAGTACAGATGCGTGTGTACGTAGAAAAATCTTAGCCATAAGCTTAGCCTCTAATGGAAaagataatatttttgtttcattatATAGAGCAAGGAAATTTAATTAGAATATTTGTTTCATTACGCAATTTAGATGTATTTGAATTATCTAGACGGTGTGTTACCTTACCCATCAAGTTTGAATCTTCATTGTATGTAATTTAGATTGCATTAGAATATCGTTTATCTCAAAAAAGATATGGTTACTAGCACTTAGTGTTTACAATTTATTCGACATGGTCAAGATTTACATGAAAATATCGGAAAAGTTAGAGAAAAATTTAGAAGTGGGATAAAGTCTAAACTTTACAAGATATCAACGAAGCTCAACAGTTTATGTTGATATTTTCGACATATCAATTGAATATCGACAAATTATCATATAACAtctattgaaaacaaaaactcaaccACAGAAAAGAATAAACCAGATCCTTGTGGTGGGGTTTAATCTCATCGAAATCTATATCGCATATCCAATTGGTTGTGCACAAGAGACCAACACTACTAAGAAACAAATTAGAGAGGCTATGAAAGGTATGCAATTTTCGGTTACTTTTCATAAACACCAGTTAGAACATTGTCTACGTGCACTTTGTtggaaatttaatattttattataatattaaatttatcaattaaaagaaaattagaagtgacgttttttttttttttttttttgggaatgaTGGCTCTTCAAATAAAGAATTGCAACGTTTGAGACTTTATGGATAGTCACACATTTTCAAAAGAGACATCTTTACTTCTATATATAGGCAAGTCACCTTGTAGTCATGAAATACtttttcattaatcaaataaTCATACTTAAAGTGCACTAAATATTAAAGAGTCTCATCGAGTCCATATGAAAGAGTATTTAGCACAACGCGGTTCATTATAGTCTTGTGATTTGGAGTACTACTGTTACAGGGACGTGGTTTTCGCATCTTGAGAGACAAGTGCTCATCAACTATGGTTTTTTAATCCATGTATGTGCATTTGACATTATTTTTCATTATGCGTATGCAGCAAATTTGGTATTTAGTTGCATAATGAGAACTTTTAGAAGTTACCTTAGACTGAAAAGCAGTAGTTGAAAATAACTTACACGAAATAAGGACATCAGCGTGATAGTGTCTGGAATCAATTATGCATGAAAAAGCTAAAGCATGTGACAAAGCATAAAATGATTGGGACACTCTCATTACAGCGTTCTCGCTTCATGTCAATCTTCGGCTCAAGTTAAAGCGCACTCATCATCAATAATTTAGGACACTCTCACTATAGCGTTCCCGTTTCACGTTAGTCTCCGTCACAAGTTAAAACGCACTCAACACCGGCACTaatttgaatggattgattACACCGTCTCTGCGTGCAAAGTAGTGTTAAGGCCACACGTTATCGTTAACATTCGCTTGTGAAAATGTAAATCCTGAAATATTATTGGGCATCTAAATAAAGCCCAATAACGAAAAGTTCCCTTGGGCTCATCATCAGCCCACCAGTAGTAGGACCCACCAATTATTCTTCGCTTCCAATTTCTGGAACTAAAAGTGTAGGACCCACCAACCTTTCTTCGCTCCAATTTCCGGAACGATAAGTGTCAAACATTTTCAACCGTCGATCACTCATCAGACACTTTAGAGCTCCAGAAAACCCTATGGCGAAAACGACGCCGTCGCACCCAACCCTTCTCTTCCTCACCGTTCTCCTCCTGACCACAGCACAGCCCTCCCAATCCTTCTCCTACTATCAGTACCGAACCCTCTTCTCCCTCGCCCACTCGCTCATGACGCGCGTGGCCAACCTCCGCGCATCACGCGGCGACATTTCGGGATCGGAGCGGGCCAGGGCCGTCGCGTCGAAGCTGGAGCGGGGTCTCGAGATGGGCGTGTGGGGGTTCATGCGGTCCGCCGGCTGGGACTACCTCTGGAACTACGCGTGGAGGGACCTCCCCAATACGGAGGTGGTATACGGCGCCGTTTCGGACGCGAACGAGTTGCTGAGGTGGCTGGGTGACCTGACTCAGAGGAAATCGGACTCCGATAGAGCCGCTTGGGTCGCTCAGAATTACCAAAGTATCCTCAGGGTTTCCAATTCGCTGCTCCGTCGGCTCCTCAATGTGTTCTATCATTCGGTACGCACCGTATCACTTCTTACCTAAATATCAAGTACGTTTATGTTTTTAGgtcaaatataataaaaaacatTCTGATggttaacttttattttttttcggaAGCATTTTCAAACAAACCCTTTAAACATCTGGTgaatcatttttgtaaaatattttattgcGACGTGTTACTTAATCCGTAGCATCCATGAACAACGGTTTTTACGCGAGCGTTATCGAATATATACACGTGTTATAAAATGTGTGACACTACGGTTGGGGTTTTGTGGCAGGGAGCGTTGAGAGACTTGGTGAAGACGGTGCAGAGAGAGGTGGTGGAGGGCGAGCTATTAAGGGattgtcttgaattgggctcCGATGATTTGCAAGGTGTTGTTCAAATCCTCAAGGATTTGGGATTGAAATACGGTTCCACCAACCATCAAGAACTATGACATTTTATggcttgtaattttattttctttcatcataCATTACAAAAATTTGTCACGTTTGTTTTTTATGCCCTTTGGTTATGGGGCCTCAACTTAGAGGACAATGGACTCCTTTATTTATTGCTTCTCCAATGTAGTGTCAATTTGCCATAAACTTTGgatattgtttttgttgttggatCTGCTTTTGTAAGAGAAATTTTTCGGTTTACTTGAAACACGAACATTTTGTAAATGAAGAAATacttaaatataaaaacttctATGCACTTATATTATAAATACAAGCTCGCGTTTTGAACACAaagaaaaatctctcattttgtAGGAATAACTTTAACTCACAAATGCTTCAGTTAGaagtataattttttctttgtcaCATTGGGCATGCATGATATGTATGATTAGATTGTAATAGAACAAGACTTTCTAATTTTAAGACATATCGGAAGTGGAAgtgaatatttttcatttggtGGGGATGAAAAGAAGGTAAGACATAAAGAAAACTCATTATTTCCATTCCTTCCATTTTATAAAGAATTATAATGGATAAGTTTTTACCGTAAATAATTCATCTTCTACCCTCGTGTTggacataatttttttcatttatccCCTCATTATACCTTCAAATTAAAGAGTTATATAtcccaatttaatttttttcaccaAGATAGGGTGTGACGACTTTTTCAAACTGTTTACACCTCCcaattttttgaattaaaaatgtAGAAGTCCAAATGCTTTTATGGCTGGTTCTaccaaacactaaaatagcGTCGATCTAAAAGCGCATATGAAAAAGTCCTTGACATATTTGAGagttcttattaaaaaaaaaaattaatgaaaaagatttgaaaattttgagttttaaccataaagataaaataaaaggtaaagtgaatagtactataattgactttttaatgtaaaaatgtgatttttcgttaaagtaaacaatactagaaccttttcgttaaagttccctactATAAAAAATGCTCTTCTACTAAAAGTGTTCTTGCTAGAACTCAATCATGGCCTAGCACTAGACCCGGCAATCAAGTCGTGtttgttatgtttttgttgttttcgtgtcataattaatatattaacgGATCGTATCGTGTAAAATTCGTTATCTCAAAGGGTTCTTAAGAGGAGACTCAATAACGACCCCAATTGTTAACGGGTCGTGTGGTTTTGCATCATGTTAATGGGTTACGCAAGAAATTGTCGTGTCTTATATCTAGACCTTGCAAATGGTTCGTGTTCGTGTTGTTTACATGTTATACCCGTTATTTTAACAATCACATTTATGATACGTTAACGTGTTTTTAACAAGTGACTTGATAATAACATGACTCGTTAACATATTTATCTGAAACATGTTATTTTCACACATCATATAAATGAATCGTGCAAAAAATTATCAGTCTTACCTACCATGCATACCCAAACATATGAATTATTATGTTGTGGACTCAGCTTCTCCAAATCCATTTTCTCTATTGCAAATAAAGATGGAACAAAGCTTAGATTTTGTTTAATCAGATATACAGTGATTTCCATAAATAAGTGGCACGTGGTGGGTGACGAAATAATTGAAGCAGATATTTAATAGGTGATGTGACATGGCTAAGTAGTAAATAGTAGTACTAGTACAGTATCTCAACTACGTGTTTAAATTGTGTCACTCCTTGCGACCAAAAACACTTAACTGTTATCACATGCTTATAAATTCCATCTTTCCTTCATCTTATCCTTTTTCAAAGTTTATAAACTTGGTCCCAAAATTCCATTTGATTATATTAAAGAAATAATCACGGGTCTTGGTTCTGCTGATCCAACTCATGCTCTTCAAATCTTGTTTGTGCAGAGCGTGCATGTAATGGAACCATTTCTTTCATGTGTATCAAGTTATAGACATTTATTCCCTCACACTCACAAACTCACAAGCAAATTTTTTAAGCTCTCGCGTTTTCGAGGGAATTAGAAGATGATTAGCTAtgaagaaaatttattttttagaatccTACCATTTGCAGTTATTAAGTTTTATTTCTGAGTAATCAATCTTATATTCTTTGGGTGGTCGTAATTTTATAATATCTTCCTTCAAGTTcaacttacttttaattttagtaGGTTATCCATTTCAATTTAATTATAGGTACAAAGCGAGCCTAAAAGAGAAGTAGATGTGGTTATGTTAGGTAGTTGAAGCAATGGTGTACGCTTTTTACACTTATGTTAGAGTTTCTTTTTATAGATTAGAGTAATTTAGCATATCAGTTTGGAAAACATATAAGGAGAAAAATGTTTGAACTAGTGACTTATTGTCTCTAGGGATAACAATTTGATTAGCTAAACATGTTTTTCGTGGATTATTCATTGTGTCAGATTTGGATATGAACATTTAGATTTAAGGATAAATATGAAAAACCTCATAGAGTATCAACATACTCTCAATTTGTCACGATAAATAGTGCTATCTAGGAGCATTTCCGTATAAATACAAGCAGTGTTTAGCTTTTGCAATGGCAAAAGCTATACAAGCCTTTTAAACTTTCAAATTCCACAGCAGGAAACCAGCCAAATGACCTCTCCGATAAAGAGTGTGAGAGAGATGGCGAAGAAGATAACACAATATAAATGATTTTGCCCTGTATTAATGTAATGTTTGACTTCTTCGGCTCAAGGACCACCGTGGATCAAGAGGATTGATGAGATGAGAAAGATCGATTTCCATGGAGGTGCCGCTTTCCTTTCACTTCTTAGTCAACTTAAAAAGGGTTAACCCTACCCTGTCAAATTGACTAGTATAACTTGTCAAGTTTTTTAAAGTACAAATACTAAAGACAAACACCTAAAAACAACTAATAAGACGATGCACCAGATCAATCATATAATGATGCATTAGACTAATTAAATGGTTTATATGAAACATTTGAAGTGATGCTACGCCATTTTATGGACTGAATGTACTACTAAATGGAACAAATGTGTCATTCAATAGACCCTAATCATTGTATTTTCAAGTGTATGTATGTGTTTTAGTCAAACCCTTTTTCGCTAATGTTTAGCTTCTCTAACACATTTCTTTGGGGtttatttttgcttcttttgtAGTTAGGTGCTCACTGTTTTGGCCAAAGAAAGTTAGGTTATTTACTGCTGGCCATGTTTTGGGTAGCTGGGTTTGCTTCTTTTGTTCTTGGCTTTCACTATACAGTGCAATTTTTGTCTTCCCCTTCCACATGAAAGAGAGACCAACGACGTATATAAGTCGATGAAAACTTTAGAAAAGACATATTTTCTTACCAAATTGTGTATCCAGTCTTCTTGTCAATCATGCGAGGGAGATGGTTGTAAGGGCGTTTATCCTTACAGGGCATGCAATGCAGCAATGCAATTGCAATGAAACTAACTTGGCCCAAAACATTAAAGATTGCCACCCTAGCTCCCACATTAAATTGCATGTGGATAGGTTAGGTATAAATTTTTG
This region includes:
- the LOC137729880 gene encoding alpha,alpha-trehalose-phosphate synthase [UDP-forming] 1-like — encoded protein: MRADARLKQPIEICKLQLFLQDKHMPGNNYNCNPSTPRSRLERLLRERELRRSNRVSQSNEDGNRQAEFVGSDAFFTEGENLGLSSEDDFPEGVSATKIFIDGCEWKEGRPPKQRLLVVANRLPVSAVRKGEDSWQLEISVGGLVSALLGVKEFDARWIGWAGVNVPDSVGQKALTKALAEKRCIPVFLDEEIVHQYYNGYCNNILWPLFHYLGLPQEDRLATTRSFQSQFDAYKKANQMFADVVHEHYQEGDVVWCHDYHLMFLPKCLKEHNNKMKVGWFLHTPFPSSEIHRTLPSRSELLRSVLAADLVGFHTYDYARHFVSACTRILGLEGTPEGVENQGKLTRVAAFPIGIDSDRFIRALELPQVQDHMKELKERFAGRKVMLGVDRLDMIKGIPQKILAFEKFLEENLNWRDKVVLLQIAVPTRTDVPEYQKLTSQVHEIVGRINGRFGTLTAVPIHHLDRSLDFHALCALYAVTDVALVTSLRDGMNLVSYEFVACQASKKGVLILSEFAGAAQSLGAGAILVNPWNITEVAASIGYALNMAADEREKRHHHNFMHVTTHTSQEWAATFVSELNDTIVEAQLRTRQVPPILPIKVAVDRYLQSSNRLLILGFNATLTEPKDTLGRRGGQIREMELKLHPDLKEPLKKICDDSKTTIVVLSGSDRSVLDYNFGDYNMWLAAENGMFLRLTMGEWMTTMPENLNMDWVDSVKHVFEYFTERTPRSHFELRETSLVWNYKYADIEFGRLQARDLLQHLWTGPISNASVDVVQGGRSVEVRAVGVTKGAAIDRILGEIVHNKGMKAPIDYVLCIGHFLPKDEDVYTFFEPELPVEAPPTVPTRPPSPTPGMSSAPLPRISMSKSNSKAARLKKQRSLSTLEKRASIHAIGSAWRPTLMRDKMSLHEGSSVLDLKGDNYFSCAVGRKRSSARYLLGSSDDVVTLLKELAEGS
- the LOC137729963 gene encoding uncharacterized protein; this encodes MAKTTPSHPTLLFLTVLLLTTAQPSQSFSYYQYRTLFSLAHSLMTRVANLRASRGDISGSERARAVASKLERGLEMGVWGFMRSAGWDYLWNYAWRDLPNTEVVYGAVSDANELLRWLGDLTQRKSDSDRAAWVAQNYQSILRVSNSLLRRLLNVFYHSGALRDLVKTVQREVVEGELLRDCLELGSDDLQGVVQILKDLGLKYGSTNHQEL